ATAATTACTAATAgatcattttttttgtttttcatgttAAGAGGATTGTGAAGGACTTGAAAAAGGTCAATTAAGTTTACTATATATATTAGTCTAttatcatacatatataaatacagtgtttTAATAGAGGTGTTGACATAATAAGTTGTCATGGTAAACATTTATAATATAGCatacaaattaatttttttaaagaacaaTATTAATGCTttgtgtcacgggctaagcttgttcagggcattatgcttgcctatgaccgcttatctcgtgtgtttgggatgggtttccatcatgtaaatactagtgtagggttattttctagtatttatttcattgtaagccaaataaggcaatatgactcctcggtcactttggtGTTttctagtgccagagtgagaatggcctagaaagctctttaggggagggtgagttttcatcaatcattgtaaaattcactagcaattgtcaacgtgcttagcctacttgcctcccttgctaagtacaacatgtcaacggaggatttgttaatgaattacgtttgcttcaatatttactgcttggttgatacggctttcatgaattgattattatttacgctgctatctgattgaatgttaatgaaattgcttcgtggatgaatgttggtaaacgataggctggctagttaagctagagtgctttagctagcgtcgcacggcccttcacaacggtgtgaaaaaggcggaccatGACACTTTGCATAACATGTGTATAATATAtgctttttatttataaaatgttaaaataatatttaatttacttACATTGTTTGAAAAGAAAATATCTAtgagtaaaatttaataattttgttACATAATTCGTTTATTTGTTAGCAATTGAACATTGCTGTGATTTGTGATTCCCTGTCCAACATTTTCAGATACTATATTTTAGTCCACGCTGAATTAATCTAAAATAAATTCAACTTTTTCTATCCAGCAAGTCTTTCTAaatttatagtttttcttttttaacatTTATCTTTGAAGTCAAGCTCATTATTTGTTTGGATGGCAttagaattttatttaaaattagttGATGTTAATCACTTGGACATGTGTGTCTACCAAATGATCAACACAGGCAACACAAAAGCTTCTAACCAGCTAAAATATTTCCTCAAGATACCTCACAAATGAAAGACGTGCCACCATGCCATGTCTCAGTTTACAATTACTTTTTAGGTTTGAGGGATCTTGAACTTGAATTtctctaaattttaaaatatatataatataaaatatattaaattttatctaaatccacaaaaattcatattctaCTAACAAATACATCATTATGGATCTTCCTCACTAAGCTGTCCAATCATAAAATAAATGTGGAACATTAACAGTGGACTGTCATTTTAGTGGCAATTGTAGATAGCCACACCCTTTactaaaagaagagagagagagagagagagagagagagagggttaaaCTTGGTGCTACCACGTGAAGTGCATGAATTTACGACAGTATCCAAATCTTCCCCAACTGCACCGACACAGAGATCTGACACAGAATAAAAGAAGAGGACCCGAAACATATATTAACATGTTTTACATGCAGTCTCAAGCAAAGTAACCCTTGAGAGACTGGAACACTCATTACTATCCCAACAGGGTAACACCTAACTTATCACATTTGATTTGAGAATGAATTCAAACCAATGCAAGTTCTTGAATCCGGACTTGCTTCATTTCTTCAGATGAGGGAAACATGCATAAAGATCAGCTTTTGGGTGCTTTGCTTCTGCATGTTCTTTGCACTTCACCTCCGAAGTAGTGCAAATAAATGTCTGCATGCACACCTTGCACTGCATTCAACATTCACATGAATTAAAAACCCAAATGAACGGAGAAACACAACTCCAGAAATGATGGGCAACCACATCAGCACAATCAATACTCAAGTTTCTTTGAGATCCGTATTTTGGGCGCCGGATTTGAATTTGTACAAATTTAGATAAAACTCAGTAAAATCTTATATAGCATTTCATTCAAATCCACAAATCCAATGACCTCCCATGTTTGGGTGAATGTATTTAACACATTTGTTTGCTCTGCAAAAATGTGAACTTTGATTTTGTACAATCCAATCAACTACTAAAGTTAATGTAACAATTCAGAAACAGAGGAATGAACTGTGCATGTtcctattttgaaaaatattagacCCAATGGATGGGAGAGCAAGATCTTGACACAGCTAGCAAAATAGCCATGTTGGATGTGGTTGGGCCTCTGGACCTTCCCAAtggacaagaaaaaaaaatgcatccCACAAGAACCTTTTTGTAGCTGTTCCCAATGACtttcaaatattctttatttaatttttgtggTTCTTCCATTGTAAATCCTTCACTAGTTTTAAGAATTTACTTTCTAGCTTGTTGTAGAAGTTTTCTTTCTGCtttgatttaaatttttcataCATGAACAGCATCCACAAACAACCAAAAACCCCTGCCTGGAAAAAGCATCCAAACATGCAGAGGAAGTCTCAAATCTTTATATTGTGTGTGTCTTTGTTTATTTACCAGAGTACTTGTTTTGCACAGAGACACAAAAAACATGAGGACTCCTGTTAACAAATGGAGGGATATCAAACAACAATAATCATATATTGGAAAACTTCTTTAAAATTCTGATCTAACCCATGCACTAAACAGGTCAGTAATTTGTCTCCAATGGAGACTCTCCATGCCTGTTCAGTAAACTGCATTGGATTAACTGTTTGCATTATTTAAAGATGACTTCTACATTAAACATGGAaagaataataattaatttcataaattatgttcaGCAAACCTATCCATTGCAGAAGTACCTTAAACTTGTACCAGAGTGCATTTTTTATTTTGCTGCAACTATTGACTGACATGAAGAATTGACTCAGGAAACATAAATCAGGAGAGAAATATTTTGCAACAGAAGAGCTGCTAATATAGCTAAATCAGACAATAAACACATAAAACTAGCAATGCAAACAAATATGTTGTTGccacctgtttttttttttttttttttatcctgcTATGAAACCAAAAGAACAAGAGACGGAAATGATACGTTCCTTAAATTTCTAAGACTTAATTAAACTGGTATAAAtacaactaaaataaaataagctTGTTTTGGCAAAAAGCAAGATGGCAatttttgaaaatagagaaaagtAGGAGTGGAGAGGCCGTGCCTTGGTGCGATGGCAAGTGCCTCCGCCTCGGTACGGGTGGTCTCGGGTTCGAGACTCGGGAGCAGCCTCTCCAAAAATAggggtaaggcttgccgacatccacctTTCCCAGACTCCACTCAatgtgggagccttgtgcactgggtacggcCTTTTTTTAGAAAAGTAGGAGTGGCTGGATCATTCTACCCTTATACCAAGCCAACAACTATGAGTTGTGGTGTTGCCATCTCATCCCCTATGCCACCAAGTAATCCATAAAAAGATTATAATCTACCTCCTTCAAATCTAAATTCAATCTACCAAATGCCACCATAATCATCTTTTTCAACAGGCATGAACCCAAAGCATTATTGTTTCTTCTTCTCCACAATCGTCTTAATCAGCAACAACGTCCAATTTGACTATGCTGCATATTTTCTTACTTTCACAATTTCAATTTCTCTGTTGCCCTATTTCTCCTCAACTTATTTGACAAATCTATGAGAACACATCATAAGAACTTTTACACTGTATGCGTTGCCTCCATAactaattttgatgataataaaacTTGCATTATGTGAACTAATTTGATTATTAAGAGTGTAAGCCACA
The sequence above is a segment of the Malania oleifera isolate guangnan ecotype guangnan chromosome 8, ASM2987363v1, whole genome shotgun sequence genome. Coding sequences within it:
- the LOC131161263 gene encoding uncharacterized protein At2g23090 isoform X2, with amino-acid sequence MGGGNGQKSKMARERNLEKQKAAGKGSQLDSNKKAMTIQCKVCMQTFICTTSEVKCKEHAEAKHPKADLYACFPHLKK